Proteins encoded within one genomic window of Cellulomonas xiejunii:
- a CDS encoding collagen-binding domain-containing protein gives MDRRRTTPDSRSGSTSLRRRAAAVAVAGSVVMVSVGLVAGPVQADVAGVCVAGETVNPMGAATPVGAEHGYTIWTSGDMLLDNSEVEGSLAVGGTLTVGSVHQGDFPIVHAIAGNAAYGLPVVDGHVNRLLANAYTPGAGPVRAVKVKTQGSTGVTGYGDLDGHAVLVDTSTPVGFEVRPGFEDADHLAFWAGATSAWGGLNANQRPGIESFTQTTAEASTLQAQRAFTDYFGPDAGAALLAQTDVWLTPTYPSDQNQPIVLAPGGANRTTLSAVVARYGGTGKFALAGYGPTGSSLIVKVAPADVVGGVLVLPSVAQAGKDGDMASYVLWDLSDLTGTVTLRTLHEPVRGAVYAPTARVVVDEREFEGQIIAQSFVGIAQGSEVHTSLFLGSVPCTSSAVEPTPTVEPTSEPTAEPTSEPTAEPTSEPTAEPTATAEPTATAEPTPTAEPTSEPTTEPTTEPTSEPTAEPTSDPTAEPTSEPTPTSEPTATAEPTPTAEPTSEPTAGPTSEPTATAEPTPTAEPTSEPTQTPTSEPTSEPTSEPTSEPTATAEPTATAEPTPTAEPTAGPAPTAEPTVTPTGEPTPTGAPAPSATAEPTSTTSPDGPEPTSTAAVGAATSGPASGAAAQGDDVLAVTGASAAGVALSAGVLLLGGALILAARARRVEPVER, from the coding sequence ATGGACCGCCGCCGTACCACCCCCGACTCGCGCAGCGGGAGTACCTCGCTGCGCCGACGCGCCGCAGCAGTCGCGGTCGCCGGGAGCGTGGTGATGGTCTCCGTCGGGCTCGTCGCCGGCCCGGTCCAGGCGGACGTCGCCGGTGTGTGCGTGGCGGGTGAGACCGTCAACCCCATGGGCGCCGCGACGCCCGTCGGCGCCGAGCACGGCTACACGATCTGGACCTCCGGCGACATGCTGCTCGACAACAGCGAGGTCGAGGGGTCGCTCGCGGTCGGCGGCACCCTGACCGTGGGGAGCGTGCACCAGGGCGACTTCCCGATCGTGCACGCCATCGCCGGGAACGCCGCGTACGGCCTGCCCGTGGTCGACGGCCACGTGAACCGCCTCCTCGCCAACGCCTACACCCCGGGGGCCGGCCCGGTCCGTGCGGTCAAGGTCAAGACGCAGGGCAGCACGGGCGTCACGGGCTACGGGGACCTCGACGGGCACGCGGTGCTCGTGGACACGTCCACGCCTGTCGGCTTCGAGGTGCGGCCGGGATTCGAGGACGCAGATCACCTCGCCTTCTGGGCGGGCGCGACCTCCGCGTGGGGCGGGCTGAACGCGAACCAGCGGCCCGGTATCGAGTCGTTCACGCAGACGACGGCCGAGGCCTCGACGCTCCAGGCGCAGCGCGCGTTCACCGACTACTTCGGGCCGGACGCGGGCGCGGCGCTGCTGGCACAGACCGACGTCTGGCTCACGCCGACCTACCCGTCGGACCAGAACCAGCCGATCGTCCTCGCGCCCGGCGGAGCCAACCGGACCACGTTGTCCGCGGTCGTCGCCCGGTACGGCGGCACCGGCAAGTTCGCTCTGGCGGGGTACGGACCGACCGGCAGCTCCCTCATCGTCAAGGTCGCGCCCGCCGACGTCGTCGGTGGGGTCCTCGTGCTGCCGAGCGTCGCGCAGGCCGGCAAGGACGGAGACATGGCGAGCTACGTCCTGTGGGACCTGTCCGACCTCACCGGGACAGTGACGCTGCGGACGCTGCACGAGCCGGTCCGCGGCGCGGTGTACGCGCCGACGGCTCGTGTCGTGGTCGACGAGCGCGAGTTCGAGGGGCAGATCATCGCCCAGAGCTTCGTCGGGATCGCGCAGGGCAGCGAAGTGCACACCAGCCTCTTCCTCGGCAGCGTGCCGTGCACGAGCAGCGCGGTCGAGCCGACTCCGACGGTGGAGCCGACGTCTGAGCCGACGGCCGAACCCACGTCTGAGCCGACGGCCGAACCCACGTCTGAGCCGACGGCCGAACCCACGGCGACGGCTGAGCCCACGGCGACGGCCGAGCCCACGCCCACGGCCGAGCCGACGTCTGAGCCGACGACTGAACCGACGACTGAGCCGACGTCTGAGCCGACGGCCGAGCCGACGTCTGACCCGACGGCCGAGCCGACGTCTGAGCCGACGCCGACGTCTGAGCCGACGGCGACGGCTGAGCCCACGCCCACGGCCGAGCCGACGTCTGAGCCGACGGCCGGGCCCACGTCTGAGCCCACGGCGACGGCAGAGCCCACGCCCACGGCCGAGCCGACGTCTGAGCCGACGCAGACGCCGACGTCTGAGCCGACGTCTGAGCCGACGTCCGAGCCGACGTCCGAGCCGACGGCGACGGCCGAGCCCACGGCGACCGCTGAGCCCACGCCCACGGCCGAGCCGACGGCGGGTCCGGCTCCGACGGCCGAGCCCACGGTGACACCGACGGGCGAGCCGACCCCGACGGGCGCGCCGGCGCCGTCGGCCACCGCGGAGCCGACCTCGACCACGTCGCCCGACGGCCCGGAACCGACCTCGACGGCAGCCGTCGGCGCCGCGACGTCCGGGCCGGCCTCGGGCGCGGCGGCCCAGGGCGACGACGTGCTGGCGGTCACGGGCGCGTCGGCCGCAGGCGTCGCCCTGTCGGCGGGTGTGCTCCTGCTGGGAGGGGCGCTGATCCTCGCTGCGCGTGCTCGTCGGGTGGAGCCCGTCGAACGCTGA
- the map gene encoding type I methionyl aminopeptidase: protein MFGRERVEYKTPEQVAVMRRAGLVVADALDAVRDALAPGMTTAELDAVAEDVITSRGGTPSFLGYHGYPASLCVSVNDEIVHGIPGPRVLQPGDVVSVDCGAVVDGWHGDSAFTVVLDPADPADVELAATTEDAMWAGIAALATGDRLAVVGEAVEDVVEAAAARTSAAPFGIVEDYVGHGIGTAMHQPPDVPNFRTRDRGLKLRPGLCVAVEPMLVRGSQENHTLADDWTVVTDDGSRAAHWEHTVAILEDGVLVLTARDGGAARLRALGVEVASL from the coding sequence GTGTTCGGTCGTGAGCGGGTCGAGTACAAGACTCCTGAGCAGGTCGCTGTCATGCGGCGTGCGGGACTCGTCGTCGCGGACGCGCTCGACGCGGTGCGGGACGCGCTCGCGCCCGGCATGACGACCGCCGAGCTCGACGCGGTGGCCGAGGACGTCATCACGTCACGCGGCGGCACGCCCTCGTTCCTCGGGTACCACGGCTATCCCGCGTCGCTGTGCGTCTCGGTCAACGACGAGATCGTGCACGGGATCCCCGGCCCCCGCGTGCTCCAGCCCGGCGACGTCGTCTCGGTGGACTGCGGTGCCGTCGTCGACGGCTGGCACGGTGACTCCGCGTTCACGGTCGTCCTCGACCCCGCGGACCCTGCGGACGTGGAGCTCGCGGCGACGACCGAGGACGCCATGTGGGCCGGTATCGCGGCACTCGCCACCGGTGACCGGCTCGCCGTGGTGGGGGAGGCCGTCGAGGACGTCGTCGAGGCCGCGGCCGCGCGGACGTCGGCCGCACCGTTCGGCATCGTCGAGGACTACGTCGGCCACGGGATCGGCACCGCGATGCACCAGCCGCCCGACGTCCCGAACTTCCGTACCCGGGACCGCGGGCTGAAGCTGCGTCCCGGCCTGTGCGTGGCCGTCGAGCCGATGCTGGTGCGCGGGTCGCAGGAGAACCACACGCTGGCCGACGACTGGACCGTCGTCACCGACGACGGGTCGAGGGCGGCGCACTGGGAGCACACCGTCGCGATCCTCGAGGACGGCGTCCTCGTGCTCACGGCCCGCGACGGCGGCGCGGCGCGCCTGCGCGCCCTCGGTGTCGAGGTCGCCTCGCTCTGA
- a CDS encoding adenylate kinase: protein MSSRLVLLGPPGAGKGTQAARLAERLGVPAISTGDIFRSNIKNGTELGRRVQDITASGALVPDELTNELVRDRLAQADAVDGFLLDGYPRNVAQVAALDEILAAAGTEIDLAVELTVDPQVVVDRLTKRAQIEGRADDTEDVVRHRLDVYAEQTAPISRVYAARGLLVQVDGLGEVDEVTARLVAVLSPSVS from the coding sequence TTGAGTTCACGTCTGGTCCTGCTCGGCCCCCCCGGTGCGGGCAAGGGAACGCAGGCCGCCCGCCTGGCCGAGCGACTGGGTGTCCCAGCCATCTCGACGGGCGACATCTTCCGCTCGAACATCAAGAACGGCACGGAGCTGGGCCGGCGCGTGCAGGACATCACGGCATCCGGCGCGCTGGTCCCCGACGAGCTGACGAACGAGCTCGTGCGGGACCGGCTCGCGCAGGCCGACGCGGTCGACGGGTTCCTGCTGGACGGGTACCCGCGCAACGTCGCCCAGGTCGCCGCACTCGACGAGATCCTGGCCGCGGCGGGGACCGAGATCGACCTGGCTGTGGAGCTGACGGTCGACCCGCAGGTCGTCGTCGACCGCCTGACGAAGCGCGCGCAGATCGAGGGCCGCGCGGACGACACCGAGGACGTCGTCCGGCACCGGCTCGACGTGTACGCCGAGCAGACCGCGCCGATCTCGCGCGTCTACGCGGCCCGGGGCCTGCTCGTGCAGGTCGACGGCCTGGGTGAGGTCGACGAGGTCACGGCACGGCTCGTCGCCGTGCTCAGCCCGTCCGTCTCCTGA
- the secY gene encoding preprotein translocase subunit SecY, translated as MLSAFARAFRTPDLRRKLLFTIGMMVLFRVGSFLPTPGVSYPNVQVCIEQTADNDLLGLVNLFSGGALLQLSVFALGIMPYITASIIIQLLRVVIPKFEELHKEGQSGTAKLTQYTRYLTIGLAILQSTTIITFARSGTLFQNCTVDVIPDDNPLTLLIMVITMTAGTGLIMWFGELITERGVGNGMSLLIFTSIAASFPGALWSIAGGNNGAGKFVAVLAIVVLIIGLVVFVEQSQRRIPVQYAKRMVGRRMYGGSSTYIPIKINMAGVIPVIFASSLLAVPTLIAQFGDATAGWVQWISVHVADPSAPLHMAIYIVLIIFFCFFYTAITFNPDEVADNMKKYGGFIPGIRAGRPTAEYLDYVITRITTPGSIYLALVALIPMIAFIVLGVGANIPFGGASILIVVGVGLETVKQIESQLQQRHYEGFLR; from the coding sequence GTGCTCAGTGCATTCGCTCGGGCGTTCAGAACGCCCGACCTGCGGCGCAAGCTGCTCTTCACCATCGGGATGATGGTGCTCTTCCGCGTCGGGTCGTTCCTGCCGACCCCGGGGGTGAGCTATCCGAACGTGCAGGTCTGCATCGAGCAGACCGCGGACAACGACCTGCTCGGGCTGGTCAACCTGTTCAGCGGTGGCGCCCTGCTGCAGCTGTCGGTGTTCGCGCTGGGGATCATGCCGTACATCACGGCGAGCATCATCATCCAGCTCCTGCGCGTGGTGATCCCCAAGTTCGAGGAGCTCCACAAGGAGGGGCAGTCCGGCACCGCGAAGCTCACGCAGTACACGCGGTACCTGACGATCGGCCTGGCGATCCTGCAGTCGACGACGATCATCACGTTCGCCCGTAGCGGCACCCTGTTCCAGAACTGCACGGTCGACGTCATCCCGGACGACAACCCGCTGACGCTGCTCATCATGGTCATCACGATGACCGCGGGCACCGGCCTGATCATGTGGTTCGGCGAGCTCATCACCGAGCGCGGTGTCGGCAACGGCATGTCGCTGCTCATCTTCACGTCGATCGCCGCGTCGTTCCCCGGCGCGCTGTGGTCGATCGCCGGCGGCAACAACGGTGCGGGCAAGTTCGTCGCGGTGCTGGCCATCGTGGTGCTGATCATCGGGCTCGTCGTGTTCGTCGAGCAGTCGCAGCGCCGGATCCCGGTGCAGTACGCGAAGCGCATGGTCGGGCGCCGCATGTACGGCGGGTCGAGCACCTACATCCCGATCAAGATCAACATGGCCGGCGTCATCCCCGTGATCTTCGCGTCCTCGCTGCTCGCGGTGCCGACGCTGATCGCGCAGTTCGGTGACGCGACCGCGGGCTGGGTGCAGTGGATCAGCGTGCACGTGGCCGACCCGTCTGCGCCGCTGCACATGGCGATCTACATCGTCCTGATCATCTTCTTCTGCTTCTTCTACACGGCGATCACGTTCAACCCGGACGAGGTCGCGGACAACATGAAGAAGTACGGCGGCTTCATCCCGGGCATCCGCGCAGGCCGCCCGACGGCCGAGTACCTCGACTACGTCATCACCCGCATCACCACGCCGGGATCGATCTACCTGGCCCTGGTCGCGCTCATCCCGATGATCGCGTTCATCGTGCTGGGCGTGGGTGCCAACATCCCGTTCGGTGGGGCGTCGATCCTCATCGTCGTGGGTGTCGGCCTCGAGACCGTCAAGCAGATCGAGTCCCAGCTGCAGCAGCGGCACTACGAAGGGTTCTTGCGTTGA
- a CDS encoding signal peptidase I has product MSTTTVAQRDSWLSGLVSALATFALVVLLAAAVALAVVPKALDGAALTVLTGSMVPTYDPGDVVVVRGVDDATAEVQVGDVVTFQPVSDDPTLITHRVVGKLFTADGTMFVTRGDANSADDAPLLPAQIKAVAVYHVPWVGHVSLALGQQRGLIVVGVAVALLVYGAVMVLRPERRRSDGTPQAPAPGAGALPQQAPPAAAPAALPAEAGR; this is encoded by the coding sequence GTGAGCACCACGACCGTCGCCCAGCGCGACAGCTGGCTGTCCGGCCTGGTCTCGGCCCTGGCGACGTTCGCGCTGGTCGTGCTCCTCGCCGCGGCGGTCGCGCTCGCGGTGGTCCCCAAGGCTCTCGACGGTGCGGCACTCACGGTGCTCACCGGCTCGATGGTGCCGACGTACGATCCCGGCGACGTGGTCGTCGTCCGTGGCGTCGATGACGCCACGGCCGAGGTCCAGGTCGGCGACGTCGTGACGTTCCAGCCCGTCTCCGACGACCCGACGCTCATCACCCACCGCGTGGTCGGCAAGCTGTTCACGGCCGACGGGACGATGTTCGTGACGCGCGGCGACGCCAACAGCGCCGACGACGCCCCGCTGCTCCCCGCGCAGATCAAGGCCGTGGCCGTCTACCACGTGCCGTGGGTCGGGCACGTGTCCCTCGCTCTGGGACAGCAGCGCGGGCTGATCGTCGTCGGCGTCGCCGTGGCGCTGCTCGTCTACGGCGCCGTCATGGTCCTGCGCCCGGAGCGGCGCCGGTCGGACGGCACGCCGCAGGCTCCCGCGCCGGGCGCCGGCGCGCTGCCCCAGCAGGCACCCCCGGCCGCAGCACCGGCCGCGCTCCCGGCGGAGGCCGGCCGGTGA
- a CDS encoding alternate-type signal peptide domain-containing protein, with amino-acid sequence MKNKTKGIIAGVAGIALLSGGSTFALWSAQDTVEGGTIVNGDLNVVADESLSWIDASAPRGDANHAIDLDTWRMVPGDVAKGTQTVDVTLVGDNLAARLDLTSVAPGALNGLVLGYEVFAEGDTTTPVAAGTYGAPATLRFAANDKSLEATTPTTILVEEDGTTTLTVVVTATFTDTGSGQARNNVTASTVLGNVGVSLTQVRTGAGFSS; translated from the coding sequence ATGAAGAACAAGACCAAGGGCATCATCGCCGGCGTCGCCGGTATCGCACTGCTCAGCGGTGGTTCGACCTTTGCGCTGTGGAGCGCGCAGGACACGGTTGAAGGCGGCACGATCGTCAACGGTGACCTGAACGTCGTGGCCGACGAGTCGCTCTCGTGGATCGACGCCTCGGCGCCCCGCGGTGACGCGAACCACGCGATCGACCTCGACACCTGGCGCATGGTGCCTGGTGACGTCGCCAAGGGCACGCAGACGGTCGACGTGACGCTCGTGGGCGACAACCTGGCAGCCCGGCTCGACCTCACGTCGGTCGCGCCCGGGGCCCTCAACGGCCTGGTCCTCGGCTACGAGGTGTTCGCCGAGGGCGACACCACGACGCCCGTGGCGGCCGGCACGTACGGCGCACCGGCCACGCTCCGCTTCGCCGCCAACGACAAGAGCCTGGAGGCGACCACGCCGACGACGATCCTCGTGGAGGAGGACGGCACGACGACCCTCACGGTGGTCGTGACCGCGACCTTCACGGACACGGGTTCCGGCCAGGCCCGCAACAACGTCACCGCGTCGACCGTGCTCGGCAACGTGGGCGTCTCGCTGACGCAGGTCCGCACGGGCGCCGGCTTCTCGTCCTGA
- a CDS encoding CshA/CshB family fibrillar adhesin-related protein: MHAVARTQRGGGARRAALGAALALVLGLGLAPVVDAMTATPAAAAVGDLATSTNSGSALMATEGAGRYKDRIVWINWGTPGQVLPGGASAGTQATTTVTTRQDLSADARLEVACTMTRGHQQDVDVYRPGTWTADGLPQLYRTAQGAANNLIAGFRAPLGTDRDVTVSCVAELATYAAAGFTGTRTAQTVPLAGLVVADAESTKAEESIRATGTTATTWRVIDRYAGTCGTQYRAAVSGNALTFSANGECPAGQYSATAVALAQGATTLNLHLDGSAGQTAAAVGYVLGADYGDAAETYGHGPAVVQPTWTAGTTVGATVTNVLAANFTLATMAAPATRLGAQAFPNRTVPHSADATGDTGWAVPNGTTGATTVRPDEDAFAAAPRLTARVGVASTYTLSVACTGGRVRGWLDWNANGVFNTGEQTNTAACTGGATTLTWSGVTVTASQLGLRTLRVAAATTDAQLLTATTPIVAGEVEDWQVTLTATVRVTKTANAVTMPAGGTVRYTVTVSNAGAGAVTAYLVDDYAGALDDATLGTVTRPAGSTFTDNGTGRFAWSGTVAANGSVTLTYDMTMRSSAGGPGDQVLTNVVAVSTAAINGGVTCVAGSDEQLTGQCARVDLYRPGMTIDKQAYRATDLSTELASGVELAPGTAVVWHYVVRNTGSVPLAGVVVSDTWSQIRTTVAGSTSTGGTTTLTCPGRTPGTSVDLGTLAVGATVTCTATGTVVPYP, from the coding sequence ATGCATGCAGTCGCGCGCACGCAGCGTGGAGGTGGCGCACGTCGCGCCGCCCTCGGCGCAGCGCTCGCGCTCGTGCTCGGTCTCGGGCTCGCGCCGGTCGTCGACGCCATGACCGCGACGCCCGCTGCGGCGGCGGTCGGTGACCTCGCCACGAGCACGAACAGCGGGTCGGCCCTCATGGCCACCGAGGGCGCGGGGCGCTACAAGGACCGCATCGTCTGGATCAACTGGGGAACCCCCGGTCAGGTGCTCCCAGGTGGCGCCAGTGCCGGCACCCAGGCGACCACGACGGTCACCACCCGGCAGGACCTCAGCGCCGACGCCCGCCTGGAGGTCGCGTGCACGATGACGCGCGGGCACCAGCAGGACGTCGACGTCTACCGCCCCGGGACGTGGACGGCGGACGGGCTGCCGCAGCTGTACCGGACCGCACAGGGCGCCGCCAACAACCTCATCGCCGGCTTCAGGGCGCCCTTGGGCACCGACCGCGACGTCACCGTGTCGTGCGTCGCCGAGCTGGCCACCTACGCGGCCGCCGGCTTCACCGGAACGCGCACGGCCCAGACGGTCCCGCTCGCCGGCCTGGTGGTGGCGGACGCCGAGTCGACCAAGGCCGAGGAGTCCATCAGGGCGACCGGCACGACCGCGACCACGTGGCGCGTCATCGACCGCTATGCCGGGACGTGCGGCACGCAGTACCGCGCGGCGGTGTCGGGCAACGCGCTGACGTTCTCGGCGAACGGGGAGTGCCCGGCCGGGCAGTACTCGGCGACTGCCGTGGCGCTGGCACAGGGTGCCACGACGCTGAACCTCCACCTCGACGGGAGTGCGGGGCAGACCGCAGCGGCCGTCGGGTACGTCCTGGGCGCCGACTACGGCGACGCCGCCGAGACCTACGGGCACGGCCCCGCCGTCGTGCAGCCGACGTGGACCGCCGGTACGACGGTCGGCGCGACGGTCACCAACGTGCTGGCCGCGAACTTCACGCTCGCCACCATGGCGGCCCCGGCCACGCGCCTGGGCGCCCAGGCCTTCCCCAACCGCACGGTGCCGCACAGCGCCGACGCGACCGGTGACACCGGCTGGGCGGTGCCCAACGGCACCACCGGTGCGACGACGGTCAGGCCCGACGAGGACGCCTTCGCGGCGGCGCCGAGGCTCACGGCGCGGGTGGGGGTCGCGTCGACGTACACCCTGTCCGTGGCATGCACCGGCGGACGTGTCCGGGGCTGGCTCGACTGGAACGCCAACGGCGTCTTCAACACGGGCGAGCAGACGAACACCGCGGCCTGCACGGGTGGCGCGACCACCCTGACGTGGTCGGGCGTGACCGTCACGGCGTCGCAGCTCGGCCTGCGGACGCTGCGCGTGGCGGCGGCCACCACCGATGCTCAGCTCCTGACCGCCACGACGCCCATCGTCGCCGGCGAGGTCGAGGACTGGCAGGTCACCCTGACCGCCACGGTGCGGGTCACGAAGACGGCGAACGCCGTGACGATGCCCGCGGGCGGCACGGTCAGGTACACCGTGACCGTCTCGAACGCGGGCGCGGGGGCGGTCACGGCGTACCTCGTCGACGACTACGCGGGCGCGCTCGACGACGCGACGCTCGGGACGGTGACGCGGCCCGCGGGCTCGACGTTCACCGACAACGGCACCGGCCGGTTCGCGTGGAGCGGCACGGTGGCGGCCAACGGCTCGGTGACGCTGACGTACGACATGACGATGAGATCGAGCGCAGGTGGCCCGGGCGACCAGGTCCTGACGAACGTCGTGGCGGTGTCGACCGCGGCGATCAACGGCGGCGTCACCTGCGTCGCGGGCTCCGACGAGCAGCTCACCGGGCAGTGCGCGCGGGTGGACCTCTACCGGCCCGGCATGACGATCGACAAGCAGGCCTACCGCGCGACCGATCTGTCGACGGAGCTCGCGAGCGGCGTCGAGCTGGCTCCCGGGACCGCGGTCGTGTGGCACTACGTCGTGCGCAACACCGGCTCCGTCCCGCTGGCCGGCGTCGTGGTCTCGGACACCTGGTCGCAGATCCGCACGACGGTCGCCGGTTCCACGTCGACCGGCGGCACGACCACCCTCACCTGTCCCGGCCGTACGCCTGGCACGTCCGTGGATCTCGGCACCCTCGCGGTCGGTGCCACCGTCACCTGCACGGCCACGGGGACGGTGGTGCCGTATCCCTGA
- the rplO gene encoding 50S ribosomal protein L15 yields the protein MADDKKADKKAADTTETEAPKAAKKAPAKKAAAKTESAPAAEKKASTKAASSTKAESSAKAEKAPAKKAPTAAAKAAAEAAAQPGAGGTLKVHHLRPAPGAKTAKTRVGRGEASKGKTAGRGTKGTKARYQVPDRFEGGQMPLHMRLPKLRGFKNPFRVEYQVVNLDKLSALYPDGGDVTVADLVAKGAVRKGQRVKVLGDGELTVKVSVDVDAYSATAKDKIEAAGGSVAQG from the coding sequence ATGGCCGACGACAAGAAGGCTGACAAGAAGGCTGCCGACACGACGGAGACCGAGGCGCCGAAGGCTGCCAAGAAGGCTCCGGCGAAGAAGGCTGCCGCCAAGACGGAGTCCGCTCCGGCTGCGGAGAAGAAGGCGTCGACCAAGGCGGCTTCGTCCACCAAGGCCGAGTCCTCTGCCAAGGCTGAGAAGGCTCCGGCGAAGAAGGCCCCGACGGCTGCCGCGAAGGCTGCCGCCGAGGCCGCTGCCCAGCCCGGCGCGGGTGGCACCCTCAAGGTGCACCACCTGCGTCCGGCCCCGGGCGCCAAGACCGCCAAGACCCGTGTGGGTCGTGGTGAGGCGTCCAAGGGCAAGACGGCCGGCCGCGGTACCAAGGGCACCAAGGCCCGGTACCAGGTGCCGGACCGCTTCGAGGGTGGGCAGATGCCGCTGCACATGCGGCTTCCGAAGCTCCGCGGCTTCAAGAACCCGTTCCGCGTCGAGTACCAGGTCGTCAACCTGGACAAGCTCTCGGCGCTGTACCCCGACGGTGGCGACGTGACGGTTGCCGACCTGGTCGCCAAGGGCGCGGTCCGCAAGGGCCAGCGCGTCAAGGTGCTGGGTGACGGCGAGCTGACCGTCAAGGTCTCCGTCGACGTGGACGCGTACTCCGCGACCGCGAAGGACAAGATCGAGGCTGCCGGCGGGAGCGTCGCGCAGGGCTGA
- the rpmD gene encoding 50S ribosomal protein L30: MARLKVTQTRSAIGGKQNQRDTLRTLGLKRIGDVVVKEDRPEIRGMVNTVTHLVAVEEVE; this comes from the coding sequence ATGGCCCGCCTCAAGGTGACCCAGACCCGGTCCGCCATCGGCGGAAAGCAGAACCAGCGCGACACGCTGCGCACCCTGGGCCTGAAGCGGATCGGCGACGTCGTCGTCAAGGAGGACCGCCCTGAGATCCGCGGCATGGTCAACACGGTGACGCACCTGGTTGCGGTCGAGGAGGTCGAGTGA
- the rpsE gene encoding 30S ribosomal protein S5 — protein MAAPQRSNTGAGGTGGDRRDGGRRDGGRRGDAAEKSAFVERVVTINRVAKVVKGGRRFSFTALVVVGDGDGTVGVGYGKAKEVPAAIAKGVEEAKKSFFRVPRIQGTIPHPVTGEKAAGVVFLRPASPGTGVIAGGPVRAVLECAGIHDVLSKSLGSTNAINIVHATVEALRSLEEPEAVAARRGLPLDHVAPHALLRAQAEGRAAASAKAGA, from the coding sequence ATGGCTGCTCCTCAGCGCAGCAACACCGGTGCCGGTGGCACCGGCGGCGACCGCCGGGACGGCGGCCGTCGTGACGGCGGGCGGCGCGGTGACGCCGCCGAGAAGAGCGCGTTCGTCGAGCGCGTCGTGACGATCAACCGTGTCGCCAAGGTCGTCAAGGGTGGCCGCCGGTTCAGCTTCACCGCGCTCGTCGTGGTGGGCGACGGCGACGGCACGGTCGGCGTCGGCTACGGCAAGGCCAAGGAGGTGCCCGCGGCGATCGCCAAGGGTGTCGAGGAGGCGAAGAAGAGCTTCTTCCGCGTCCCCCGCATCCAGGGCACGATCCCGCACCCCGTCACGGGTGAGAAGGCCGCCGGTGTCGTCTTCCTGCGTCCCGCCTCGCCGGGTACCGGTGTGATCGCCGGTGGTCCGGTGCGTGCGGTGCTCGAGTGCGCCGGCATCCACGACGTGCTCAGCAAGTCGCTCGGGTCGACCAACGCGATCAACATCGTGCACGCCACGGTCGAGGCCCTGCGCTCCCTCGAGGAGCCCGAGGCCGTGGCCGCCCGTCGTGGGCTGCCGCTCGACCACGTCGCGCCGCACGCGCTGCTGCGCGCGCAGGCCGAGGGTCGTGCCGCGGCGTCCGCGAAGGCAGGTGCATGA
- the rplR gene encoding 50S ribosomal protein L18 has translation MAIGIRGKGTTVARRRRHLRLRKKVVGTAARPRLVVTRSARHMTAQVVDDALGKTVAYASTLEADLRADDGDKTAKARKVGELVAARAKAAGVEAVVFDRGGNKYHGRVAAVADGAREGGLNL, from the coding sequence ATGGCTATCGGCATCAGAGGCAAGGGCACGACCGTCGCTCGTCGGCGTCGTCACCTGCGCCTGCGCAAGAAGGTGGTCGGCACGGCTGCTCGTCCCCGCCTCGTCGTGACGCGCTCCGCGCGTCACATGACCGCACAGGTCGTGGACGACGCGCTCGGCAAGACGGTCGCGTACGCGTCGACCCTCGAGGCCGACCTGCGCGCCGACGACGGCGACAAGACCGCCAAGGCCCGGAAGGTCGGCGAGCTCGTGGCCGCCCGTGCCAAGGCTGCCGGCGTCGAGGCGGTCGTGTTCGACCGCGGCGGCAACAAGTACCACGGCCGTGTGGCCGCGGTCGCCGACGGCGCACGCGAGGGCGGTCTGAACCTGTGA
- the rplF gene encoding 50S ribosomal protein L6, with protein MSRIGRIPVPVPAGVDVAIDDQVVTVKGPKGTLSHTVAAPLTVDRDDAGALVVTRPDDERNSRSLHGLTRTLLANLVTGVTEGYTKKLEIVGTGYRVLAKGDNLEFALGFSHPVVVEPPAGITFAVESATKFSVQGIDKQQVGEVAANIRKIRKPEPYKGKGVRYAGENVRRKVGKAGK; from the coding sequence ATGTCTCGAATCGGCAGGATCCCCGTCCCGGTGCCGGCAGGCGTCGATGTCGCCATCGACGACCAGGTCGTGACGGTCAAGGGTCCCAAGGGCACGCTCAGCCACACGGTTGCCGCGCCCCTCACGGTGGACCGCGACGACGCGGGCGCCCTCGTGGTGACGCGTCCCGACGACGAGCGCAACTCGCGCTCGCTGCACGGCCTGACCCGCACGCTGCTGGCCAACCTGGTCACCGGTGTGACGGAGGGCTACACCAAGAAGCTCGAGATCGTCGGCACCGGTTACCGCGTGCTGGCGAAGGGTGACAACCTCGAGTTCGCACTCGGCTTCAGCCACCCTGTGGTCGTCGAGCCCCCCGCCGGGATCACGTTCGCGGTCGAGTCCGCGACGAAGTTCTCGGTCCAGGGCATCGACAAGCAGCAGGTGGGCGAGGTCGCCGCGAACATCCGCAAGATCCGCAAGCCGGAGCCCTACAAGGGCAAGGGCGTGCGGTACGCGGGCGAGAACGTGCGCCGCAAGGTCGGAAAGGCTGGGAAGTAG